A stretch of DNA from Thiomicrospira sp. XS5:
CATTTCCGTCGGTATGACTGTGCTATCGTTATGGCATGTCACCGAACCTGCCAAATGATATTTCCGATTTTATTCAATTTCTGCGTTTAAACGAAGGTTTGAGCGATAATACGCTGCAAGCGTATCAACGAGACCTTAAAAAGTTTTGGACCTTTGTTGAGCCAACTTCGTTGACTCAAGTGGAACGGGACCAGGTCGAAGACTTTTTGTTTCAATGGCATGAGAATCAGGGCAGTGCGCACAGCATCGCACGTTGCTTGTCGACGTTGAAGCGGTTCTATCAGTTTATGGTGTCCAATAAACGTATGACGCTGGACCCGGCCGGAGCGGTCAAAGCCCCAAAATTGATTAAAAAGATTCCAAGGGTGATCTCGGAACAACAGGTCGAAGCCTTGCTGAATGCGCCGGATGAGACCACGCCGTTGGGATTGCGCGATAAAGCCATTTTAGAATTGATGTACGCGTCGGGGTTACGCGTCTCGGAATTGGTTAATTTACCCTACGAACAGATTAATTTATCGGCCGGCCTGGTTCAGGTAACAGGAAAAGGCAAAAAAGAACGTATTGTGCCGATTGGTCAATTAGCGATTGAAGCGGTATCGGATTATTTAAAATCCGCCAGGCCTGCTTTATTAAAAGAGAACAAGTGGGTACCAACTCTATTTGTGTCGCGTTTGGGACGTACCATGACGCGGCAGACGCTATGGCATCGTATTAAAAATCTGGCGTTTGATGCGGGCATTCAGGGGGACTTGTCGCCTCATGGGTTGCGCCACGCTTTTGCAACGCACCTGATTAATCACGGCGCGGATTTACGGACGGTGCAATTGTTGTTGGGCCACTCCGATTTGTCGACCACACAAATTTATACGCATGTCGCCAAAGCGCGCATGCAGAAGATTCATCAAACGCACCACCCGAGAGGTTGATTGACGGTGGCTTCGTTTTGGTTTGAAAGAGATAAACAGTATTGGAAATGAAACAGTAGGACAAAAAATGAAAATGGGATTATCTAAAATGAAACCCTTATCAATCGGTATGACGTTGCTGGCCTTTTCAGGTTGGGTGCAGGCGGATGAAGCGGTTATTCAAAAGAAATTGCAGCAATTGATTCCCGGCGCACCACCAGCCGATATTCAGGAAAGCCAGATTCCGGGCTTATATCAAGTGTCTATTGGCCCCAAAATCGTTTATATGAGTGCGGATGGTCAATATTTGGTGTCCGGGCATATTGTGGATTTGAATACCCGTGAAAACCTAACCGAAACCGCTCAGAATAAAGCACGCAAAACGGAACTGGATAAATTGTCTGCCGATAACATGATTGTCTATCCCGCTAAAGGTGAAGCGAAGCGCACGATTACCGTCTTTACGGACATTGACTGCCCTTACTGCCGAAAGCTGCATAAAGAAATTCCGGCCCTGAATGAGGCGGGGATTGAGGTGCGTTACATGGCGTACCCTCGCGCCGGAGTCGGGTCCCCAGCGTATCAGAAAGCGGTATCGGTGTGGTGCAGCGATGACAGTCGTCAAGCGATGGATGAAGTGATGGAAAGCGGTCGAGTTCCGGCTAAGACCTGCTCGAACCCGGTTCAAAAGAATATGAAAGAAGCCGAAGCGTTTGGAGTTAGCGGCACGCCGAACATTGTGTTTGACTCTGGAGAGATGATTCCCGGTTATGCCCCCGCTGGAGACTTGATTAAAATGCTTATTAAAGGCTGAATCGTCAGGTTGTAAACAGACATAAAAAAAGGGCGTTTCGCCCTTTTTTATTCTTTAATATTCAGTTCCGGTGCCCGATAACTGTATGGATTTGGCCGAGAGGCCAGTTCTTGAGTGACGGTTTCCAAGTCCTGTACTTTCTTTTGAATATGATCCTGTTGGGATTTCAGTTCGGAGACTTGTTTACTCAGTTGTTTCAAGCTGGTGTCAATGTTTTTCAAGGCCCCGGTATTGGAAGGGCTGCTCTTTGATTTTGACGAGCTGGCCTTCATTTCGGATTCCAGCGTGGCTTGAATTTTTTTCAATAGCTTGCGCTGTTCGCTCACCGACCAGGAAATGCCGTTCAGTTTTTTCACTTGCGACTCGGTCAGCCCCATGGAGGTAACTTCAACCGGTGCCACGGATGATTGGCTGGTTTTATGCAAGGTCGAGGCTTGAATTTTGGCTTGAACGTCTTGAATTTTTTGCAGCAATGTTTGAATGCTGGCATATTGTTCCGCACGTTCACTGGCGTATTGTTTCAGGTCTTTTTGGACGTCTTTCATCATGTCATCAGAAATTGCCGGCGCCGTGATGGTTGTTGCGTCAGCCTTGGGCTGAGATACCGCGAGTGCCTCTTCTGGTTTGGCGGAAGGCGCCTCAGTGGTTTCGGCCGGTGTGGCATCCTGTTTTGTGTCGGTTGGAGCTTCCGGCGGCTTCGGTTCCGTTGCGGCACTGGCCGATTTGGTTCTCGGAATGTTCAAACGTTGAATGTCCGCGGCTAAAGCTTCAATCAGCGACGACAATTGATCGACTTTGAGATTGAGGTTTTTATTGAACAGGGTGTTTTCCGTAGTGATGATGTCAAGGACATCGTTTTTCAGGTTTTCGTGTTT
This window harbors:
- a CDS encoding DsbC family protein, yielding MKPLSIGMTLLAFSGWVQADEAVIQKKLQQLIPGAPPADIQESQIPGLYQVSIGPKIVYMSADGQYLVSGHIVDLNTRENLTETAQNKARKTELDKLSADNMIVYPAKGEAKRTITVFTDIDCPYCRKLHKEIPALNEAGIEVRYMAYPRAGVGSPAYQKAVSVWCSDDSRQAMDEVMESGRVPAKTCSNPVQKNMKEAEAFGVSGTPNIVFDSGEMIPGYAPAGDLIKMLIKG
- the xerD gene encoding site-specific tyrosine recombinase XerD, with protein sequence MPNDISDFIQFLRLNEGLSDNTLQAYQRDLKKFWTFVEPTSLTQVERDQVEDFLFQWHENQGSAHSIARCLSTLKRFYQFMVSNKRMTLDPAGAVKAPKLIKKIPRVISEQQVEALLNAPDETTPLGLRDKAILELMYASGLRVSELVNLPYEQINLSAGLVQVTGKGKKERIVPIGQLAIEAVSDYLKSARPALLKENKWVPTLFVSRLGRTMTRQTLWHRIKNLAFDAGIQGDLSPHGLRHAFATHLINHGADLRTVQLLLGHSDLSTTQIYTHVAKARMQKIHQTHHPRG